The Flavobacterium psychrophilum genome includes a region encoding these proteins:
- a CDS encoding GCN5 family acetyltransferase — protein sequence MIFREAITQDIPQMQVIRHLVKENVLSDPALVSDADVEDYISQRGKGWVCEIESKIVGFAIADLVDNNIWALFIDPEFEARGIGKTLHKIMLDWFFGQTQNTLWLSTGFNTRADEFYRRQGWKEAGLYGTKETKFEMTFEDWKNFSQK from the coding sequence ATGATTTTTAGAGAAGCTATAACACAAGACATACCCCAAATGCAAGTTATAAGGCACCTGGTAAAAGAAAATGTGCTTTCTGACCCTGCTTTAGTATCTGATGCCGACGTAGAGGATTACATAAGCCAACGAGGAAAAGGATGGGTATGCGAAATTGAAAGTAAAATTGTAGGCTTTGCTATTGCCGACCTTGTAGATAATAATATATGGGCACTCTTTATTGACCCTGAATTTGAAGCCAGAGGTATTGGAAAGACATTGCACAAAATTATGTTAGACTGGTTTTTCGGGCAAACGCAAAACACGTTATGGCTAAGCACCGGATTTAACACAAGGGCTGATGAATTTTACCGCAGGCAAGGCTGGAAAGAAGCCGGGCTGTATGGTACTAAAGAAACTAAGTTTGAAATGACTTTTGAAGACTGGAAGAATTTCTCTCAAAAATAA